A DNA window from Kitasatospora viridis contains the following coding sequences:
- the ureA gene encoding urease subunit gamma: protein MQLTPTERDRLLIFTAAELARARRARGLRLNVPEATALIADTVCEAARDGVRLAEAIERARSVLGAEDVLPGVPDLVTEVYVEAVFEDGTRLAVVGDPFHGAGTLGEAAPGAVLTDGADGHLPEPVRTLTVRNTASVPVSVTSHFHFFEANPRLDFDRAAAYGMRLAAPAGSATRFDPGAASEVGLVPIGGARIAIGFAGLVDGPLDAPGAKREALRRAAACGYLGAIAAPDSTDLDTIAAPDTTDPDTTNPDPIPPHTAADDDREDAS, encoded by the coding sequence GTGCAGCTGACACCCACAGAGCGCGACCGACTGCTGATCTTCACCGCCGCCGAGCTGGCCCGGGCCCGCCGGGCCCGGGGCCTGCGGCTCAATGTGCCGGAGGCCACCGCGCTGATCGCCGACACCGTCTGCGAGGCGGCCCGGGACGGGGTGCGCCTGGCCGAGGCGATCGAGCGGGCGCGATCGGTGCTCGGTGCCGAGGACGTGCTGCCCGGTGTACCGGACCTGGTGACCGAGGTCTACGTCGAGGCGGTGTTCGAGGACGGGACCCGGCTCGCCGTGGTCGGCGACCCGTTCCACGGCGCCGGCACGCTCGGCGAGGCCGCGCCGGGCGCGGTGCTCACGGACGGTGCGGACGGCCACCTCCCCGAGCCGGTGCGAACGTTGACGGTGCGCAACACCGCGAGCGTGCCGGTGAGCGTGACCTCGCACTTCCACTTCTTCGAGGCCAATCCGCGCCTCGACTTCGACCGTGCCGCCGCCTACGGCATGCGGCTGGCGGCCCCGGCCGGGTCCGCCACGCGCTTCGATCCCGGTGCCGCCAGCGAGGTCGGCCTGGTGCCGATCGGCGGCGCCCGGATCGCGATCGGTTTCGCCGGCCTGGTGGACGGGCCGCTGGACGCCCCCGGCGCCAAGCGCGAGGCACTGCGCCGGGCCGCCGCCTGCGGCTACCTGGGCGCCATCGCCGCCCCGGACTCCACCGACCTGGACACCATCGCTGCCCCGGACACCACCGACCCGGACACCACCAACCCGGACCCCATCCCGCCGCACACCGCCGCCGACGATGACCGGGAGGACGCGTCGTGA
- a CDS encoding urease subunit alpha gives MEPQEYAAVHGPRAGDRIRLGDSGLVVRVESDSQQPGEEFLVGFGKTARDGLHLKAAAVRDTCDLVISNVVVIDAVQGIRKTSIGIREGRIVSIGRAGNPDTLDGVDVVVGTGTTIVPGEGLIAMAGAIDTHVHLLSPRIMEASLASGVTTIIGQETGPAWGVGVNSPWALRHAFNAFDAWPVNIGFLGRGSSSDPAPLVEALVEGGASGFKVHEDMGAHTRALDTALRVAEEHDVQVALHTDGLNECLSVEDTLAVLEGRTIHAFHIEGCGGGHVPNVLKMAGVANVIGSSTNPTLPFGRDAVAEHYGMIVSVHALKTDLPGDAAMARDRIRAGTMGAEDVLHDLGVIGITSSDAQGMGRAGETVRRTFAVAGKMKAELGPLTGDGPADDNERVLRYVAKLTINPAIAHGLSHEVGSIEIGKLADIVLWRPASFGAKPQMVLKAGFPAYGVTGDPNAATDNCQPLVFGPLFGGHGATPADLSVAFVSRAAAESGSAGRAYDTMTTRRRRVAVRGTRGIGPRSMVRNAQIGQVDVDNRTGTVSLDGEVLRSEPADRVPLSRLYFL, from the coding sequence ATCGAACCGCAGGAGTACGCCGCGGTGCACGGCCCGCGCGCAGGCGACCGGATCCGCCTGGGCGACAGCGGACTGGTGGTCCGGGTCGAGTCGGATTCGCAGCAGCCCGGGGAGGAGTTCCTGGTCGGCTTCGGCAAAACCGCCCGGGACGGGCTGCACCTGAAGGCCGCCGCCGTGCGCGACACCTGCGACCTGGTGATCAGCAACGTGGTGGTGATCGACGCGGTCCAGGGCATCCGGAAGACCTCGATCGGCATCCGGGAGGGGCGGATCGTCTCGATCGGCCGGGCCGGCAATCCGGACACCCTCGACGGTGTGGATGTCGTGGTCGGCACCGGGACGACGATCGTGCCGGGCGAGGGCCTGATCGCGATGGCCGGCGCCATCGACACCCATGTGCACCTGCTCTCGCCGCGGATCATGGAGGCCTCGCTCGCCTCCGGCGTCACCACGATCATCGGCCAGGAGACCGGTCCGGCCTGGGGCGTGGGCGTCAACTCGCCCTGGGCGCTGCGGCACGCGTTCAACGCCTTCGACGCCTGGCCGGTCAACATCGGCTTCCTCGGCCGCGGCTCCTCCTCCGACCCGGCCCCGCTGGTCGAGGCCCTGGTCGAGGGCGGCGCCAGCGGCTTCAAGGTGCACGAGGACATGGGCGCCCACACCCGCGCGCTGGACACCGCGCTGCGGGTCGCCGAGGAGCACGACGTGCAGGTCGCCCTGCACACCGACGGCCTCAACGAGTGCCTCTCCGTCGAGGACACCCTCGCCGTGCTGGAGGGCCGCACCATCCACGCCTTCCACATCGAGGGCTGCGGCGGCGGCCACGTGCCCAACGTGCTCAAGATGGCCGGCGTCGCCAACGTGATCGGCTCCTCCACCAACCCCACCCTCCCGTTCGGCCGGGACGCGGTCGCGGAGCACTACGGGATGATCGTCTCGGTGCACGCGCTGAAGACCGATCTGCCCGGCGACGCCGCGATGGCCCGCGACCGGATCCGGGCCGGCACCATGGGCGCCGAGGACGTGCTGCATGACCTCGGGGTCATCGGCATCACCTCCTCCGACGCCCAGGGCATGGGCCGGGCGGGCGAGACGGTGCGCCGCACCTTCGCGGTGGCGGGCAAGATGAAGGCCGAGCTCGGTCCGCTGACGGGCGACGGGCCCGCGGACGACAACGAGCGGGTGCTGCGCTACGTCGCCAAGCTCACCATCAACCCGGCCATCGCGCACGGCCTTTCGCACGAGGTCGGCTCGATCGAGATCGGCAAGCTGGCCGACATCGTGCTCTGGCGGCCGGCCTCGTTCGGTGCCAAGCCGCAGATGGTGCTCAAGGCGGGCTTCCCCGCCTACGGCGTCACCGGCGACCCGAACGCCGCGACCGACAACTGCCAGCCGCTGGTGTTCGGTCCGCTCTTCGGCGGCCACGGTGCGACGCCGGCCGACCTCTCGGTGGCGTTCGTCAGCCGGGCGGCGGCCGAGTCCGGCTCCGCCGGCCGGGCGTACGACACCATGACCACCCGTCGCCGACGGGTCGCCGTGCGGGGCACCCGGGGGATCGGGCCGCGCTCGATGGTCCGCAACGCCCAGATCGGCCAGGTGGACGTGGACAACCGCACCGGGACCGTCTCGCTGGACGGCGAGGTGCTGCGCTCGGAGCCCGCGGACCGGGTGCCGCTCTCCAGGCTGTACTTCCTCTGA
- a CDS encoding TetR/AcrR family transcriptional regulator, whose translation MAATRVIARRGVRGLRVGELAAEAGVSTSLIYYHFTDRAGILRRTLEFISDRADRYTAERPPEQRPDDPRGELEQVLLLELQDTPEVRENSTAWGELRASAVFEAGLREDLSRATHTWVLEIAELLARAQPARTAPAHAAAAERLTALIEGFSVRWLSGSLSLEHARRLVSEAIDAELDGR comes from the coding sequence ATGGCCGCGACCCGCGTCATCGCGCGCCGGGGCGTGCGGGGGCTGCGGGTCGGGGAACTGGCGGCGGAAGCCGGCGTGTCCACCTCGCTGATCTACTACCACTTCACCGACCGCGCCGGGATCCTGCGCCGCACGCTGGAGTTCATCAGCGACCGGGCCGACCGCTACACCGCCGAGCGGCCACCCGAACAGCGCCCGGACGACCCGCGCGGCGAACTGGAGCAGGTGCTGCTGCTGGAGCTCCAGGACACCCCGGAGGTGCGCGAGAACAGCACCGCCTGGGGCGAGTTGAGAGCGAGCGCGGTCTTCGAGGCCGGGCTGCGCGAGGACCTCTCCCGGGCCACCCACACCTGGGTGCTGGAGATCGCCGAACTGCTGGCGCGCGCCCAGCCCGCCCGCACCGCACCCGCGCACGCGGCCGCCGCCGAGCGGCTGACCGCGCTGATCGAGGGCTTCAGCGTGCGCTGGCTCAGCGGCTCGCTCTCCCTCGAACACGCCCGACGGCTGGTCAGTGAGGCCATCGACGCGGAGCTCGACGGACGGTGA
- a CDS encoding agmatine deiminase family protein, translating into MDTSIHTPTPTPSRRRLLQFGATALPLLALGAALPGTASAASPTDASSADSTSTGTSATTTAANATPAGTPTLRMPAETDRHDRTFMAWPALSSIWGNQLSGVRNDVANVAYQISRYEPVVLVARPEQVADAQYACGSGAYYPITVLPIANDDLWIRDFGPTFVVGPGAIAGVDTNFNGWGKTGTSYYQPFAEDAAVAATLLAQYGVNRIQAPFTGEGGALETDGQGTLLATVSSLVNPNRNPGMTQDQVEQALKSALGQDKVIWLAGLAGQDITDDHVDCLARFTSPGRVILDKPGPGTEALWVNVYNQAKQVLQSATDAQGRALTVIELPGPDRSLIRGTGKDFLSSYTNFYTANGAVFVPQFGDSAADATAYSILQAEFPGRDIVQLNIDNIASGGGGIHCSTQSQPSVPPAV; encoded by the coding sequence ATGGACACCTCGATCCACACCCCCACCCCCACCCCCTCCCGCCGCCGGCTGCTGCAGTTCGGCGCGACCGCCCTCCCCCTGCTGGCCCTGGGCGCCGCCCTGCCCGGCACCGCCAGCGCGGCGAGCCCCACCGACGCCAGCAGCGCCGATAGCACCAGCACCGGCACCAGCGCCACCACCACCGCCGCCAACGCCACCCCGGCCGGTACCCCCACCCTGCGGATGCCGGCGGAGACCGACCGCCACGACCGGACCTTCATGGCCTGGCCCGCGCTCTCCTCGATCTGGGGCAACCAGCTCTCGGGCGTGCGCAACGACGTCGCCAACGTCGCCTACCAGATCTCCCGCTACGAACCGGTGGTGCTGGTCGCCCGTCCCGAGCAGGTGGCCGACGCGCAGTACGCCTGCGGCTCCGGCGCCTACTACCCGATCACCGTGCTCCCGATCGCCAACGACGACCTGTGGATCCGTGACTTCGGCCCGACCTTCGTGGTCGGCCCGGGCGCGATCGCCGGCGTGGACACCAACTTCAACGGCTGGGGCAAGACCGGCACTTCCTACTACCAGCCGTTCGCCGAGGACGCCGCGGTCGCCGCCACCCTGCTCGCCCAGTACGGGGTGAACCGGATCCAGGCCCCGTTCACCGGCGAGGGCGGCGCGTTGGAGACCGACGGCCAGGGCACCCTGCTGGCCACCGTCAGCTCGCTGGTCAACCCCAACCGCAACCCTGGCATGACGCAGGACCAGGTCGAGCAGGCGCTGAAGAGCGCCCTCGGGCAGGACAAGGTGATCTGGCTCGCCGGACTGGCCGGCCAGGACATCACCGACGACCACGTGGACTGCCTGGCCCGCTTCACCAGCCCCGGCCGGGTGATCCTCGACAAGCCGGGCCCGGGCACCGAGGCCCTGTGGGTCAACGTCTACAACCAGGCCAAGCAGGTGCTGCAGTCCGCCACCGACGCGCAGGGCCGCGCGCTGACCGTGATCGAACTCCCCGGCCCGGACCGCTCGTTGATCCGCGGCACCGGCAAGGACTTCCTGTCCAGCTACACCAACTTCTACACCGCCAACGGCGCCGTCTTCGTGCCGCAGTTCGGCGACAGCGCCGCGGACGCCACCGCCTACTCGATCCTCCAGGCCGAGTTCCCCGGCCGGGACATCGTCCAGCTGAACATCGACAACATCGCCTCCGGCGGCGGCGGCATCCACTGCTCGACCCAGTCGCAGCCCAGCGTGCCCCCGGCCGTCTGA
- a CDS encoding agmatine deiminase family protein — translation MSFRMPAEWTEHQGCLMAWPVRPDLWEGVLAETKQEYAEVARAIAQFEPVTMVAPPGHGAEAQELCGDGVTVLELPTDDSWFRDSAPIFVLDQDGRRAGVDFRFNAWGRKHHPFDADDRISALLLEQLGDPAIRSEMILEGGAITVDGEGTLITTEQCLLHPNRNPDLTREQIEAELKDRLGVSKVIWLPYGGLLDAETDGHVDGVCAFVGPAKVVVQLPADPNHPDYVRMRANRAVLEHSTDAKGRPFEIVDLPQAAFVEVAGHEVEVGYLNFYLANGGVVVPVADHPEDRGALDVIAAACPGRKVVGVRARLLAHGGGGIHCITQQIPATTGTTSTTSTAAATEQSPAPGA, via the coding sequence GTGAGTTTCCGCATGCCCGCCGAGTGGACCGAGCACCAGGGCTGCCTGATGGCCTGGCCGGTCCGACCCGACCTGTGGGAAGGCGTGCTCGCCGAGACCAAGCAGGAGTACGCCGAGGTCGCCCGCGCCATCGCCCAGTTCGAACCGGTCACCATGGTCGCCCCGCCCGGTCACGGCGCCGAGGCCCAGGAGCTGTGCGGCGACGGGGTCACCGTGCTGGAGCTGCCGACCGACGACTCCTGGTTCCGCGACTCCGCGCCGATCTTCGTGCTCGACCAGGACGGCCGCCGGGCCGGCGTGGACTTCCGCTTCAACGCCTGGGGCCGCAAGCACCACCCCTTCGACGCCGACGACCGGATCAGCGCCCTGCTGCTGGAGCAGCTCGGCGACCCGGCGATCCGCTCCGAGATGATCCTCGAAGGCGGCGCGATCACGGTGGACGGCGAGGGCACCCTGATCACCACCGAGCAGTGCCTGCTCCACCCCAACCGCAACCCGGACCTGACCCGGGAGCAGATCGAGGCGGAGCTGAAGGACCGACTGGGCGTCAGCAAGGTGATCTGGCTGCCGTACGGCGGCCTGCTGGACGCCGAGACCGACGGCCACGTGGACGGGGTCTGCGCGTTCGTCGGCCCGGCCAAGGTCGTGGTGCAGCTCCCCGCCGACCCGAACCACCCGGACTACGTCCGGATGCGCGCCAACCGCGCCGTGCTGGAGCACTCCACCGACGCCAAGGGGCGCCCCTTCGAGATCGTCGACCTCCCGCAGGCCGCCTTCGTCGAGGTGGCCGGGCACGAGGTCGAGGTCGGCTACCTGAACTTCTACCTCGCCAACGGCGGGGTCGTCGTCCCGGTCGCGGACCACCCGGAGGACCGGGGCGCCCTCGACGTGATCGCCGCGGCCTGTCCCGGGCGCAAGGTGGTGGGCGTGCGGGCCCGCCTGCTGGCCCACGGCGGCGGCGGCATCCACTGCATCACCCAGCAGATCCCCGCCACCACCGGCACCACCAGCACCACCAGCACCGCCGCCGCCACCGAGCAGTCCCCCGCCCCCGGCGCCTGA
- a CDS encoding ABC transporter substrate-binding protein: MTLTPRRPARGGRAVSLALASLSAFALVTACAGPPRQSGDQLPFKLSAGTPAAKGEIDSFSWATYAEPPTLDYIQAFDYPQNTILSNVCESLMRWTPQLTEQPGLAEQATNPDPNTWVFDLRPNVRFHDGGTMTADDVVFSLNRQMDPNNSSAWASVFQNVDSITKTGPLQVTVKLKSPDSQFLQYMATTAGVVASAQGVQAAGKDYGTTGSLDCTGPFKLGTWTKGQSLNLDRFDGYWGTKAKAKQVVFKFLTDSSARTNALLTGDVDGGYLIPSESYAHLRNTSAGTLYFGEGLSTVNVNITNMQGALGDVRVRKALSLALDRSGFVNTGLGGAGTVTTSLTAKAAWSADPNAQAAAFNGLPPTAADIAQATQLVKDAGATGKTLTMATSSIGQDVSLLATAVQSAGARIGLNIQLKTIAPNAFTALFTDPKARDGIDMFPETYYLSITDPMDLLTNFQTGSYQNYSGYSDKSYDDLAKQAIGTYDPAQRLSLEAQLNQKAADQVLWIPVAEWPTSLFLNKRITGAPTTISYLYYPWAADVGAAQ, translated from the coding sequence ATGACCCTCACCCCACGCCGCCCCGCCCGGGGCGGAAGAGCCGTCAGCCTGGCCCTCGCGTCGCTCAGCGCGTTCGCGCTGGTGACCGCCTGCGCCGGCCCGCCCCGGCAGAGCGGTGACCAACTGCCCTTCAAGCTCTCCGCCGGCACCCCCGCCGCGAAGGGCGAGATCGACTCGTTCAGCTGGGCCACCTACGCCGAGCCGCCGACCCTGGACTACATCCAGGCGTTCGACTACCCGCAGAACACCATCCTCTCCAACGTCTGCGAAAGCCTGATGCGGTGGACCCCGCAGCTGACCGAGCAGCCGGGGCTGGCCGAGCAGGCCACCAACCCGGACCCGAACACCTGGGTCTTCGACCTGCGGCCGAACGTGCGGTTCCACGACGGCGGCACGATGACCGCCGACGACGTGGTCTTCAGCCTGAACCGGCAGATGGACCCGAACAACAGCTCCGCCTGGGCCAGCGTCTTCCAGAACGTCGACTCGATCACCAAGACCGGCCCGCTCCAGGTGACCGTCAAGCTCAAGTCGCCGGACTCGCAGTTCCTCCAGTACATGGCGACCACGGCCGGAGTGGTCGCGAGCGCCCAGGGCGTGCAGGCGGCCGGCAAGGACTACGGCACCACCGGCAGCCTGGACTGCACCGGCCCGTTCAAGCTGGGCACCTGGACCAAGGGGCAGTCCCTGAACCTGGACCGGTTCGACGGCTACTGGGGCACCAAGGCGAAGGCCAAGCAGGTCGTCTTCAAGTTCCTCACCGACTCCTCGGCCCGCACCAACGCGCTGCTCACCGGCGACGTCGACGGCGGTTACCTGATCCCCTCGGAGAGCTACGCCCACCTGCGCAACACCAGCGCCGGCACGCTCTACTTCGGCGAGGGCCTGAGCACCGTCAACGTCAACATCACCAACATGCAGGGGGCGCTCGGCGACGTCCGGGTCCGCAAGGCGCTCTCGCTGGCGCTGGACCGCTCCGGCTTCGTCAACACCGGCCTGGGCGGGGCCGGCACGGTGACCACCTCGCTGACCGCGAAGGCCGCCTGGAGCGCCGACCCGAACGCGCAGGCCGCCGCCTTCAACGGCCTGCCGCCGACCGCCGCGGACATCGCGCAGGCCACCCAGCTGGTCAAGGACGCCGGCGCCACCGGCAAGACGCTGACCATGGCGACCAGCTCGATCGGCCAGGACGTCTCGCTGCTGGCCACCGCCGTGCAGTCGGCCGGCGCCCGGATCGGGCTGAACATCCAGCTGAAGACGATCGCCCCGAACGCCTTCACCGCGCTCTTCACCGACCCCAAGGCGCGGGACGGGATCGACATGTTCCCGGAGACCTACTACCTGTCCATCACCGACCCGATGGACCTGCTCACCAACTTCCAGACCGGCTCCTACCAGAACTACTCCGGCTACAGCGACAAGTCCTACGACGACCTGGCCAAGCAGGCCATCGGGACCTACGACCCGGCCCAGCGGCTGTCCCTGGAAGCCCAGTTGAACCAGAAGGCGGCCGACCAGGTGCTCTGGATCCCGGTCGCCGAGTGGCCCACCTCGCTCTTCCTGAACAAGCGGATCACCGGCGCCCCGACGACCATCTCCTACCTCTACTACCCGTGGGCGGCCGACGTGGGGGCCGCGCAGTGA
- a CDS encoding ABC transporter permease, with protein MSFLRFALRRLLEMAVTLLGASFVIFGAMYLAPGDPASFLLSGRSASPAALAAINAQYHLNDPFAVRYFRWLGQIAHGDFGRSIEYRTDVSRLLADRLPSTLTLVAMSLLLVLAIGLLLGWVGAVRGGATDSTILVTTTVAVGTPSFVAAVLLQGLFAVRLGWFPTGGTGQGFADTVWHLTLPAVALALYLIGMLARVTRAAMLEQLAGEHVAVARSRGVPERQVIWRHVFRNALGTVLTTAGLIVSTLLICTVLVESAFSIGGIGQLLELATTTKDFPTVQAISLLIVALFMVVNLVVDLLHPLVDPRITLNDRRSAG; from the coding sequence GTGAGCTTCCTGAGGTTCGCCCTCCGGCGGCTGCTGGAGATGGCCGTCACCCTGCTCGGCGCCTCCTTCGTCATCTTCGGTGCGATGTACCTGGCGCCGGGCGACCCGGCGAGTTTCCTCCTGTCCGGGCGGTCGGCCTCGCCGGCCGCCCTGGCGGCGATCAACGCGCAGTACCACCTGAACGACCCGTTCGCGGTGCGCTACTTCCGCTGGCTCGGCCAGATCGCGCACGGCGACTTCGGCCGCTCGATCGAGTACCGCACCGACGTCTCCCGGCTGCTCGCCGACCGGCTGCCCAGCACGCTGACCCTGGTCGCCATGTCGCTGCTGCTGGTGCTGGCCATCGGCCTGCTGCTCGGCTGGGTCGGCGCGGTGCGCGGCGGCGCGACCGACTCGACCATCCTGGTCACCACCACGGTGGCGGTCGGCACCCCGTCCTTCGTCGCGGCGGTGCTGCTCCAGGGCCTGTTCGCGGTCCGGCTGGGCTGGTTCCCGACCGGCGGCACCGGCCAGGGCTTCGCCGACACCGTCTGGCACCTCACCCTGCCGGCCGTGGCGCTGGCCCTCTACCTGATCGGCATGCTAGCCCGGGTCACCCGGGCGGCGATGCTGGAGCAGCTGGCGGGCGAGCACGTCGCGGTGGCCCGCAGCCGCGGGGTGCCGGAGCGTCAGGTGATCTGGCGTCACGTCTTCCGCAACGCGCTCGGCACCGTGCTCACCACCGCCGGCCTGATCGTCTCCACCCTGCTGATCTGCACCGTGCTGGTGGAGTCCGCGTTCAGCATCGGCGGCATCGGCCAGCTCCTCGAACTGGCCACCACCACCAAGGACTTCCCCACCGTGCAGGCCATCTCCCTGCTGATCGTCGCACTCTTCATGGTGGTGAACCTGGTGGTCGATCTGCTCCACCCGCTGGTCGATCCCCGGATCACCCTGAACGACCGGAGGTCGGCCGGATGA
- a CDS encoding ABC transporter permease produces the protein MTLALTRRRGLGRLRTARQPLYLVCLGFVVLVVLAALLAPWLAPSDPNAVDLGNALAGPTGGHPLGVDASGRDTLSRLLLGARTSLLGPLGVVVFSTVAGLAVGVAAGWRGGWLDSVLSRATELVFAFPGMLLAILVVSIYGEGLLAPVLALALAYLPYVARLARALVLAERERPYVAAYRVQGHSVWQICLRHVIPNIAPVVLAQSTINFGYALIDLAGLSFLGVGVPALTPDWGRMVFDGQTAIQRGYPLSAVLPCLAIVLTVVAFNVVGERWADQVARRDDR, from the coding sequence ATGACCCTGGCCCTCACCCGCCGCCGCGGCCTCGGCAGGCTGCGCACCGCCCGGCAGCCGCTCTACCTGGTCTGCCTCGGCTTCGTGGTGCTGGTGGTGCTGGCCGCGCTGCTGGCCCCCTGGCTGGCACCGAGCGACCCGAACGCGGTCGACCTCGGCAACGCGCTGGCCGGTCCCACCGGCGGCCACCCGCTCGGCGTGGACGCCTCCGGGCGGGACACCCTCTCGCGGCTGCTGCTCGGCGCCCGCACCTCACTGCTCGGCCCGCTCGGCGTGGTGGTCTTCTCCACCGTGGCCGGGCTCGCCGTCGGGGTGGCGGCCGGCTGGCGCGGCGGTTGGCTGGACTCGGTGCTCTCCCGGGCCACCGAGCTGGTCTTCGCCTTCCCCGGGATGCTGCTGGCGATCCTGGTCGTCTCGATCTACGGCGAGGGCCTGCTCGCCCCGGTGCTCGCCCTCGCGCTGGCCTACCTGCCGTACGTGGCGCGGCTGGCCCGCGCGCTGGTGCTCGCCGAGCGCGAGCGCCCCTACGTCGCCGCCTACCGGGTGCAGGGCCACTCGGTCTGGCAGATCTGCCTGCGGCACGTGATCCCCAACATCGCCCCGGTGGTGCTCGCCCAGTCCACCATCAACTTCGGCTACGCCCTGATCGACCTCGCCGGCCTGTCGTTCCTCGGGGTCGGGGTGCCCGCGCTCACCCCCGACTGGGGGCGGATGGTCTTCGACGGCCAGACCGCGATCCAGCGCGGCTACCCGCTCTCCGCGGTGCTGCCGTGCCTGGCGATCGTGCTGACCGTGGTCGCGTTCAACGTGGTCGGCGAGCGCTGGGCCGACCAGGTCGCCAGGAGGGATGACCGATGA
- a CDS encoding ABC transporter ATP-binding protein: protein MTPTLDTRTVEDRGSRARTLDVHGLRLRLPGTARPVLDGVDLHVGPGETVALVGESGSGKTLTSRAVLRLLPSGAVAEGEVAVAGEDVLTMDQQRLRLLRAGQVAMVFQDPRAAVNPLRKVGDFLTESLRLTGGVDRAAADRRATELLEAVGLTGAVLDRYPGQLSGGMLQRVVIAAALMGDPILLLADEPTTALDVTSQAEVVALLGELQERFGTALLFVTHDLGLAAAISDRVCVMYAGRIVETGPAGALFAAPRHPYTMALLAATPHLAGPTGRLAAIDGQPPDLREELTGCSFAPRCRFATAICREQAPEPRPAPGEPGRLAACHHSDSLEGSAADA from the coding sequence ATGACCCCCACCCTCGACACCCGCACGGTCGAGGACCGCGGCTCCCGGGCCCGCACCCTCGACGTCCACGGGCTGCGGCTGCGCCTGCCCGGCACCGCCCGGCCGGTGCTGGACGGGGTCGACCTGCACGTCGGGCCCGGCGAGACCGTCGCCCTGGTCGGCGAGTCGGGCTCCGGCAAGACCCTCACCTCGCGCGCCGTGCTGCGGCTGCTGCCCAGCGGCGCCGTGGCCGAGGGCGAGGTGGCGGTGGCCGGCGAGGACGTGCTGACGATGGATCAGCAACGCCTGCGCCTGCTGCGGGCCGGCCAGGTCGCCATGGTGTTCCAGGATCCGCGGGCCGCCGTCAACCCGCTGCGCAAGGTCGGCGACTTCCTCACCGAGTCGCTGCGCCTGACCGGCGGCGTGGACCGGGCGGCGGCCGACCGGCGGGCCACCGAGCTGCTGGAGGCCGTCGGGCTGACCGGGGCGGTGCTCGACCGCTACCCGGGCCAGCTCTCCGGCGGCATGCTGCAGCGCGTGGTGATCGCCGCGGCGCTGATGGGCGACCCGATCCTGCTGCTCGCCGACGAGCCGACCACCGCGCTCGACGTCACCAGTCAGGCCGAAGTCGTCGCCCTGCTCGGCGAGTTGCAGGAGCGCTTCGGCACCGCACTGCTCTTCGTGACGCACGACCTGGGGCTGGCCGCCGCGATCAGCGACCGGGTCTGCGTGATGTACGCGGGGCGGATCGTGGAGACCGGGCCGGCCGGGGCGTTGTTCGCCGCGCCGCGCCACCCGTACACCATGGCCCTGCTCGCGGCCACTCCGCACCTGGCCGGGCCGACCGGTCGGCTCGCCGCGATCGACGGGCAACCGCCCGATCTGCGCGAGGAGTTGACGGGCTGTTCGTTCGCCCCGCGGTGCCGGTTCGCGACCGCGATCTGCCGCGAGCAGGCCCCCGAGCCGCGACCGGCGCCCGGCGAGCCGGGCCGGCTGGCCGCCTGCCACCACAGCGACAGCCTCGAAGGGAGCGCCGCCGATGCCTGA
- a CDS encoding ABC transporter ATP-binding protein has product MPEPTTERTTEPTTGPTTAAVLEVTGLRRTFGTVRAVDEVSFTLAAGGSLGIVGESGSGKTSTAKIIVGLDRADGGQVLLNGRDRTARARGKAQRLARAREIQMVFQDPFLSLDPRTSVEGVLRETLRLHFPGTDHAGRIAELLDQVGLGTRAASALPRQLSGGQRQRVAIARALAVQPTVMVLDEAVAALDVSVQAQVLNLLADIREQTGIGYLFITHDLGVVRCVTEQVIVMRHGRIVEQGRTAEVLAEPRHPYTRLLLESVPRPGWDPQQIAAARRALRDGETGREPDGEPIRPDGGVRRAES; this is encoded by the coding sequence ATGCCTGAGCCGACGACTGAGCGGACGACTGAGCCGACGACTGGACCGACGACTGCGGCCGTACTCGAAGTCACCGGCCTGCGAAGGACGTTCGGCACCGTCCGGGCCGTGGACGAGGTCTCCTTCACGCTCGCCGCGGGCGGCTCGCTCGGGATCGTCGGCGAGTCCGGCTCGGGCAAGACCAGCACCGCGAAGATCATCGTCGGACTGGACCGGGCCGACGGCGGACAGGTGCTGCTGAACGGGCGGGACCGCACCGCGCGGGCCCGGGGCAAGGCCCAGCGGCTGGCCCGGGCCCGGGAGATCCAGATGGTCTTCCAAGACCCGTTCCTCTCGCTGGACCCGCGCACCAGCGTCGAGGGGGTGCTCCGCGAGACCCTGCGGCTGCACTTCCCCGGCACCGACCACGCGGGCCGGATCGCCGAACTCCTCGACCAGGTGGGCCTCGGCACCCGCGCCGCCTCGGCGCTGCCCCGCCAACTCTCCGGCGGCCAGCGCCAGCGCGTGGCGATCGCCCGCGCGCTGGCCGTGCAGCCGACCGTGATGGTGCTGGACGAGGCGGTGGCCGCGCTGGACGTCTCGGTGCAGGCGCAGGTGCTCAACCTGCTGGCCGACATCCGCGAACAGACCGGGATCGGCTACCTGTTCATCACCCACGACCTGGGCGTGGTGCGCTGCGTCACCGAGCAGGTGATCGTGATGCGGCACGGCCGGATCGTCGAACAGGGCCGCACGGCCGAGGTGCTGGCCGAGCCCCGGCACCCGTACACCCGGCTGCTGCTGGAGTCCGTGCCGCGACCCGGCTGGGATCCGCAGCAGATCGCCGCCGCCCGCCGGGCGCTGCGGGACGGGGAAACGGGCAGGGAACCTGACGGAGAACCGATTCGCCCGGATGGCGGGGTGCGGCGCGCCGAATCCTGA